Proteins from a single region of Sporosarcina sp. P33:
- a CDS encoding long-chain fatty acid--CoA ligase, which yields MEKIWHEIYSDDIPRELKLPEMTIYEMLQKSAKEFPEHKSFIYNDIHLSYRDLKNSCDKLAAALYSKGFRKGDRIAVMLPNRMEYIVAYFAIQRLGCIMVQVNVMYQASELHPILSDSQASGMICENVQKEKIDALGLGDQLVWIIVDNEQTEESSFARLLEEQHGPLPDVEINPKEDVAVLQYTGGTTGKSKGAMLTHYNIVSNAYQNIVFNCLERNKEIILGNSPLFHIMGLSYINITVFSAGTFIIVDRFKVEKVLNLIKEHKPTIFVGAPTMYVALLQYENLTKDDLKSLRICSCGTSPLPNEVISKFEELSGTKIIEGYGLTEAIVTHRNPVSDKRKAGSVGVPLPNTDCKIVDAETGTEEMEVGQSGEILIKGPQVMKGYWNNQVETNLSIRDGWLYTGDIGYMDEDGRFYIAGRKKELIIASGYNIYPIEVEEVLYEHPAVMEVCVYGIPDSYRGETVKATIVLRKGMTCTEEELKEWCSDKLATYKVPRFYEFRDELPKTAVGKILRRKLVEDHSNEKKESSLY from the coding sequence ATGGAGAAGATATGGCATGAAATTTATTCGGATGACATCCCAAGAGAGCTAAAGTTACCCGAGATGACCATTTACGAGATGCTGCAAAAATCTGCAAAAGAATTCCCAGAGCACAAATCGTTTATATATAACGATATTCACTTGTCTTACAGAGATTTAAAAAACAGTTGCGATAAATTGGCTGCGGCATTATACAGCAAAGGTTTCAGAAAAGGTGACCGCATTGCAGTGATGCTGCCAAATCGTATGGAATATATAGTAGCCTATTTTGCGATCCAGCGGCTGGGCTGTATTATGGTTCAAGTTAATGTAATGTACCAGGCTTCAGAATTGCATCCGATTTTAAGTGATTCGCAGGCTTCAGGCATGATTTGTGAAAATGTTCAAAAGGAAAAAATTGATGCGCTGGGACTGGGTGATCAGTTAGTTTGGATCATCGTAGACAACGAACAAACGGAAGAGAGTAGCTTCGCTCGCTTGCTGGAAGAACAGCATGGTCCGCTTCCCGACGTAGAAATAAACCCTAAAGAAGACGTGGCGGTATTGCAATACACAGGAGGAACCACCGGCAAATCTAAAGGCGCTATGCTGACACATTATAATATTGTCAGTAATGCCTATCAAAATATCGTGTTTAATTGTTTGGAAAGAAATAAAGAAATCATTCTTGGAAATTCCCCGTTATTCCACATCATGGGTTTGAGTTATATAAATATAACTGTGTTTTCCGCAGGTACCTTTATTATCGTTGATAGATTTAAAGTAGAAAAAGTGTTGAATTTAATAAAAGAACATAAACCGACGATTTTCGTAGGCGCACCTACGATGTACGTAGCTTTATTGCAATATGAAAATCTGACAAAAGATGATTTGAAGAGCTTAAGAATATGTTCTTGCGGAACATCTCCGCTGCCGAATGAAGTGATCAGTAAATTCGAAGAACTGTCGGGAACAAAAATTATCGAAGGATATGGCCTAACAGAGGCTATCGTGACCCATAGAAATCCTGTTTCTGATAAGCGGAAAGCCGGAAGTGTAGGGGTTCCGCTGCCGAACACCGACTGTAAAATCGTAGATGCTGAAACCGGAACGGAAGAGATGGAAGTTGGGCAATCGGGTGAGATCCTTATTAAAGGGCCACAAGTCATGAAAGGGTATTGGAATAATCAAGTAGAAACAAATTTGTCCATTCGCGATGGCTGGCTGTACACAGGTGATATCGGATACATGGATGAAGATGGCCGTTTTTATATAGCAGGCCGGAAGAAAGAGCTAATCATTGCAAGCGGATACAATATTTATCCGATAGAAGTAGAAGAGGTCCTGTACGAACACCCGGCAGTTATGGAGGTTTGTGTTTATGGCATTCCCGATTCATATAGGGGAGAAACTGTAAAAGCAACTATTGTTTTAAGGAAAGGCATGACTTGCACTGAAGAAGAACTGAAAGAATGGTGTTCTGATAAATTAGCCACTTATAAAGTGCCGAGATTTTATGAGTTTAGAGATGAATTGCCAAAAACTGCAGTCGGGAAAATCTTGAGACGCAAGCTGGTTGAAGATCACAGTAATGAAAAAAAGGAATCAAGTCTGTATTAA
- a CDS encoding PaaI family thioesterase, which translates to MSTAMKLVEVKDEFIQSPYVQHLGIQITKFEEGDVQAKLDVHDSLLNFVGTVNGGVIASVHDIIQSMQLRSVIKKRCVTINLNINYIAPIMTETIYAEARITSKTYKTAFMEGVIKDADGNIISTAAGVFKIIHEKN; encoded by the coding sequence ATGAGTACTGCGATGAAGCTTGTAGAAGTAAAAGATGAATTTATCCAAAGTCCTTATGTACAGCATTTAGGGATTCAAATAACAAAATTTGAAGAGGGTGATGTGCAGGCGAAATTAGATGTGCATGACAGTCTGCTCAATTTCGTAGGGACAGTAAATGGGGGTGTGATCGCCTCTGTGCATGATATTATCCAAAGTATGCAGCTCCGTTCTGTTATTAAAAAGAGGTGTGTGACCATCAATTTAAATATAAACTATATAGCTCCCATTATGACAGAAACAATATATGCCGAGGCCAGGATCACTTCAAAAACCTACAAAACCGCCTTTATGGAAGGTGTCATAAAAGATGCTGACGGAAATATTATATCAACAGCTGCAGGCGTTTTTAAGATCATACACGAAAAGAATTAG
- a CDS encoding long-chain-fatty-acid--CoA ligase has translation MIITKSLMYNAKHIPERLAILDEGYSCTYGELANRTAQLKEALKGLGVTKGDKVGIFLLNTFRYVELIYAITAIGAIAVPLNTRLSRRELAYIVGDSEMSVLFFHPEYLEHIPALEQAAKNQLKSIIVSDDETSGYASYEELIADESASELTYDEINEDDIACIFYTGGTTGPATGVMLSHRNQVSNYYHTTTKFNYNEWTNYLHAAPMFHLADCGKTIGVTWGGGTHSFLKTFTVKGFLEAVQTYRPTVISLVPTMINMVMNDPDFTQYDVSSIQKINYGSSAMSPDLIKKVRAAFPGVAFYQSYGMTEASPVLTILEPEDHVVSEDAKAQRRLSSVGKGIPGVEVRVVDDEGADVAVGEIGEVIARGPNIMKGYWNAPEKTANTIKDGWYHSGDMAMMDEDHYVYIVDRKKDMIITGGENVYSIEVENVLSSHPAVLEAAVIGIPDSKWGEAIKAVVVVRDTHELTEAEMIEYSKPLLANYKVPKSVDFMEALPKNGAGKILKRELREKYWKDCKLNVN, from the coding sequence ATGATCATCACAAAATCTCTGATGTATAATGCGAAACATATTCCCGAACGATTGGCTATTTTAGATGAAGGATACAGCTGCACTTACGGCGAGCTGGCAAACAGAACCGCACAGTTAAAAGAAGCCTTAAAAGGTCTCGGTGTCACAAAAGGAGATAAGGTCGGCATTTTTCTGTTGAACACCTTTCGATACGTCGAGCTGATTTACGCGATTACCGCGATCGGCGCGATTGCCGTCCCGTTAAATACAAGACTGTCGAGACGCGAGCTTGCATACATCGTCGGAGATTCCGAAATGAGCGTCTTGTTTTTCCATCCCGAATACCTCGAACATATACCGGCGCTCGAACAAGCCGCGAAGAACCAGCTGAAATCGATCATCGTCTCCGATGACGAAACATCTGGCTATGCAAGTTACGAAGAACTGATTGCGGACGAAAGTGCCTCAGAGCTGACGTACGATGAGATCAATGAAGATGATATCGCGTGTATTTTTTACACAGGTGGTACGACAGGGCCTGCCACGGGTGTGATGTTATCGCACCGAAATCAAGTCAGCAATTATTATCATACAACCACCAAGTTTAACTACAATGAATGGACAAATTACCTGCATGCGGCCCCGATGTTTCATTTGGCCGACTGCGGAAAAACGATTGGTGTGACATGGGGCGGCGGAACGCACAGCTTTTTGAAAACGTTTACAGTGAAAGGGTTCCTTGAAGCTGTCCAAACCTACAGACCGACCGTCATCTCCCTCGTTCCGACCATGATCAATATGGTAATGAATGATCCAGATTTTACGCAGTATGATGTGAGCAGTATTCAAAAGATAAACTATGGCTCTTCTGCCATGTCGCCAGACTTAATTAAAAAAGTAAGGGCTGCGTTTCCTGGTGTAGCGTTTTATCAGTCTTACGGCATGACAGAAGCGTCGCCGGTGTTAACGATTTTGGAGCCTGAAGACCATGTGGTGAGCGAAGATGCAAAAGCGCAAAGACGTTTATCATCAGTCGGCAAAGGGATCCCAGGCGTGGAAGTTCGTGTAGTAGATGACGAAGGGGCTGACGTCGCGGTCGGGGAAATTGGAGAAGTGATTGCCCGTGGCCCGAATATTATGAAAGGGTACTGGAATGCGCCGGAAAAAACGGCGAATACGATTAAAGACGGCTGGTATCATTCGGGCGATATGGCGATGATGGACGAAGATCATTATGTATATATCGTAGATCGCAAGAAAGATATGATTATTACAGGCGGCGAGAACGTCTATTCCATTGAAGTGGAAAATGTCTTATCCAGTCATCCGGCTGTGCTCGAAGCAGCAGTAATTGGTATTCCCGATTCCAAATGGGGCGAAGCAATCAAGGCAGTCGTTGTAGTCAGAGATACGCACGAACTGACGGAGGCAGAGATGATCGAATACAGCAAACCGCTGCTGGCCAATTACAAGGTTCCTAAATCCGTAGACTTTATGGAAGCGCTGCCAAAGAACGGCGCCGGGAAGATTCTGAAAAGAGAACTGCGTGAAAAGTATTGGAAAGACTGCAAGTTGAACGTTAACTGA
- the dctP gene encoding TRAP transporter substrate-binding protein DctP translates to MKKKFSMIPLLLIAIMVLSACGASNGATKVNGATKEGDASKTIKLKFAVSQPETHSLFEWAYTPFMERVTELTDGQVEFEFYPSEQMGKSADLYDLTSSGVTDISFIVSTYTPSMMPITSGLLGMPGLYSNAYEGSMALHALNKKSPVLEADFLNNGVRPIMSHALPPNEFWTKGKKIAVPADVKGMKVRSNGEIINQAVLALNASPINLTAAEMYEGFDRGVFDGLLLNALSMNDYGFSELVQYGTVGVDFGGLAAGLIINENAYQKLPENIQKVLEQVGDEVSESYAKKFDEINDSVIKDLRGKGITLYELTEDEQSKWHDYYDEVERNWLSGKSGYDFEAILAEFKEEVENVRDQQ, encoded by the coding sequence ATGAAGAAAAAATTTAGTATGATTCCATTACTTCTTATAGCGATAATGGTTCTCTCTGCTTGCGGGGCATCGAATGGAGCGACGAAAGTAAACGGTGCAACAAAAGAAGGTGATGCGTCAAAAACAATTAAGCTGAAGTTTGCGGTCTCACAACCTGAAACTCATTCTTTATTTGAGTGGGCGTATACTCCTTTTATGGAGCGGGTTACCGAATTAACGGACGGGCAAGTTGAATTTGAATTTTACCCTTCTGAGCAAATGGGAAAGTCTGCTGATTTATACGATTTGACGAGCAGCGGTGTAACAGATATCAGTTTTATTGTATCGACTTACACTCCGAGTATGATGCCGATCACAAGCGGTCTTCTCGGGATGCCGGGTCTCTATTCGAATGCTTATGAAGGTTCTATGGCTTTGCATGCGCTCAACAAAAAAAGTCCTGTTTTAGAAGCGGACTTCTTGAATAATGGCGTCCGCCCGATAATGAGCCACGCTCTCCCGCCCAACGAATTTTGGACGAAAGGCAAAAAAATTGCAGTTCCGGCAGATGTAAAGGGAATGAAAGTCCGATCAAATGGAGAGATCATTAACCAGGCTGTGCTGGCTCTTAATGCTTCACCTATTAATCTGACTGCCGCGGAGATGTACGAAGGATTTGATCGCGGAGTATTTGACGGACTGCTTCTGAACGCTTTGTCGATGAATGACTACGGATTCAGTGAGCTGGTGCAGTATGGTACGGTGGGAGTTGACTTTGGCGGGCTTGCTGCTGGTTTGATTATTAACGAAAATGCATATCAGAAGCTGCCTGAGAATATACAAAAAGTGCTTGAACAAGTAGGGGATGAGGTTTCGGAGAGTTACGCGAAGAAGTTTGATGAAATAAATGATTCCGTCATAAAAGATTTAAGAGGTAAAGGTATCACTTTGTATGAATTGACTGAAGATGAGCAATCAAAATGGCATGATTACTATGATGAAGTAGAACGCAATTGGCTGAGCGGAAAATCAGGTTATGATTTTGAGGCGATTTTAGCTGAATTTAAAGAAGAAGTGGAAAACGTGCGCGATCAGCAGTAA
- a CDS encoding long-chain-fatty-acid--CoA ligase has translation MIITKSLMYNAKHIPERLAILDEGYSCTYGELASRTAQLKEALKGLGVSKGDKVGIFLLNTFRYVELIYAITAIGAIAVPLNTRLSRRELAYIVEDSGMGVLFFHPEYLEHIPELEQAAKSQLKSIIVSDDETHGYASYEELIAGESASVLTYDEISEDDIACIFYTGGTTGPATGVMLSHRNQVSNYYHTTTKFNYNEWTNYLHAAPMFHLADCGKTIGVTWGGGTHSFLKTFTVKGFLEAVQTYRPTVISLVPTMINMVMNDPDFTQYDVSSIQKINYGSSAMSPDLFKKVRAAFPGVAFYQSYGMTEASPVLTILEPEDHVVSEDAKAQRRLSSVGKGIPGVEVRVVDDEGADVAVGEIGEVIARGPNIMRGYWNAPEKTANTIKAGWYHSGDMAMIDEDHYIYIVDRKKDMIITGGENVYSIEVENVLSSHPAVLEAAVIGIPDSKWGEAIKAVVVVRDTHELTEAEMIEYSKPLLANYKVPKSVDFMEALPKNGAGKILKRELREKYWKDYELNVN, from the coding sequence ATGATCATCACAAAATCTCTGATGTATAATGCGAAACATATTCCCGAACGATTGGCTATTTTAGATGAAGGATACAGCTGTACTTACGGCGAGCTGGCAAGCAGAACTGCGCAGTTAAAAGAAGCCCTAAAAGGTCTGGGTGTCTCTAAGGGAGATAAGGTCGGCATTTTTCTGTTGAACACCTTTCGATACGTCGAGCTGATTTACGCGATTACCGCGATAGGCGCCATTGCGGTCCCGTTAAATACGAGACTGTCGCGACGCGAGCTTGCGTACATAGTGGAAGATTCCGGAATGGGCGTCTTGTTTTTCCATCCCGAATACCTCGAACATATACCAGAGCTGGAACAGGCCGCAAAAAGTCAGCTGAAATCGATCATCGTCTCCGATGACGAAACACATGGCTATGCAAGTTACGAGGAACTCATTGCGGGCGAAAGCGCATCAGTGCTGACGTACGATGAGATCAGTGAAGATGATATCGCGTGTATTTTCTACACAGGCGGTACGACAGGCCCTGCCACGGGTGTGATGTTATCGCACCGAAATCAAGTCAGCAATTATTATCATACAACCACAAAGTTCAACTATAACGAATGGACAAATTACCTGCATGCGGCCCCGATGTTCCATTTGGCGGACTGCGGAAAAACGATTGGCGTGACGTGGGGCGGCGGAACACACAGCTTTTTGAAAACGTTTACAGTGAAAGGGTTCCTCGAAGCCGTCCAAACCTACAGACCGACTGTCATTTCACTCGTTCCCACCATGATCAATATGGTAATGAATGATCCAGATTTTACACAGTATGATGTGAGCAGTATTCAAAAGATAAACTATGGCTCTTCTGCCATGTCCCCAGACTTATTTAAAAAAGTGAGGGCTGCGTTTCCCGGTGTAGCGTTTTATCAGTCTTACGGCATGACAGAAGCGTCGCCAGTGTTAACGATCTTGGAACCTGAAGACCATGTGGTGAGCGAAGATGCAAAAGCGCAAAGACGTTTATCGTCGGTCGGCAAAGGTATACCTGGCGTGGAAGTTCGTGTGGTAGATGACGAAGGGGCTGACGTCGCGGTCGGGGAAATTGGAGAAGTGATTGCCCGTGGCCCGAATATCATGAGAGGGTACTGGAATGCGCCGGAGAAAACGGCGAATACTATTAAAGCCGGCTGGTATCATTCCGGTGATATGGCAATGATAGATGAAGATCACTATATATATATCGTAGACCGCAAGAAAGATATGATTATTACAGGCGGCGAGAACGTCTATTCCATTGAAGTGGAAAATGTCTTATCCAGTCATCCGGCTGTGCTCGAAGCAGCAGTAATTGGTATTCCCGATTCCAAATGGGGCGAAGCAATCAAAGCAGTCGTTGTAGTCAGAGATACGCACGAACTGACGGAGGCAGAGATGATCGAATACAGCAAACCGCTGCTGGCCAATTACAAGGTTCCTAAATCCGTAGACTTTATGGAAGCGCTGCCGAAGAACGGCGCCGGGAAGATTCTGAAAAGAGAACTGCGTGAAAAGTATTGGAAGGATTATGAGTTGAATGTTAACTAA
- a CDS encoding electron transfer flavoprotein subunit alpha/FixB family protein, with amino-acid sequence MTKKVLVLGEVREGALRNVSFEVIAAAKKISGGGEVVAVLLGENVQSFTEEMIHYGADRVVTVEHANLQQYTSDGFSQGFMAVYEQESPEAIVFGHTALGKDLSPKIASKLASGLISDVTSIEGEGDEAVFIRPIYSGKAFEKVRNKDGLLFITIRPNNIAPLEHDSSRSGEVSSVEVDVTNLRTIIADVVRKSTEGVDMSEAKVVVAGGRGVKSAEGFNPLKELADLLGGAVGASRGACDADYCDYSLQIGQTGKVITPDLYIGVGISGAIQHMAGMSNSKIIVAINKDPEAEIFKVADYGIVGDLFEVVPLMIEEFKKAKVGA; translated from the coding sequence ATGACGAAAAAAGTGTTAGTACTTGGAGAAGTGCGGGAAGGTGCACTTCGTAATGTTTCATTTGAAGTAATAGCGGCGGCGAAAAAGATTTCCGGCGGCGGAGAGGTAGTTGCGGTTCTTCTGGGGGAGAACGTGCAATCATTTACAGAAGAAATGATTCACTATGGCGCGGACCGTGTAGTAACGGTAGAACATGCTAATTTACAGCAATATACTTCAGACGGGTTTTCACAAGGGTTTATGGCGGTTTATGAACAAGAAAGCCCTGAAGCAATTGTTTTTGGACATACAGCATTGGGGAAAGACTTATCTCCTAAGATTGCAAGTAAACTGGCAAGCGGACTCATTTCGGACGTAACTTCTATTGAAGGAGAAGGCGATGAGGCAGTATTCATTCGACCGATTTATTCAGGTAAAGCATTTGAGAAAGTGAGAAATAAGGACGGTTTATTATTTATTACGATCCGCCCGAACAATATCGCCCCGCTTGAACACGACAGCAGCCGTTCAGGTGAAGTCTCTTCTGTTGAAGTCGACGTAACTAACCTGCGTACAATTATTGCTGACGTCGTTCGTAAATCGACAGAAGGCGTGGATATGTCTGAAGCGAAAGTAGTCGTGGCAGGCGGGCGCGGTGTGAAGAGTGCGGAAGGTTTCAATCCCTTGAAAGAACTAGCTGATCTATTGGGCGGTGCAGTCGGTGCGTCCCGTGGTGCATGTGATGCGGACTACTGTGACTACTCATTGCAAATTGGGCAAACAGGTAAAGTCATCACGCCTGATTTGTATATCGGTGTAGGTATTTCCGGCGCTATTCAGCATATGGCAGGTATGTCGAACTCGAAAATTATTGTCGCAATTAATAAAGATCCGGAAGCTGAGATTTTCAAAGTAGCTGACTATGGCATTGTTGGAGATTTATTTGAAGTGGTGCCATTGATGATCGAAGAATTTAAGAAAGCAAAAGTCGGCGCGTAA
- a CDS encoding electron transfer flavoprotein subunit beta/FixA family protein, giving the protein MNIYVLVKRTFDTEERIAIKNGEIAEDGAEFIINPYDEYAIEEAIEVRDANGGEVTVVTIGGEDSEKQLRTALAMGADKAVLINTEDDLDESDEFTAAKIIAEYLKDKDADLILAGNVAIDGGSGQIGPRVAELLNINYVTTITDLEIDGSAVKIVRDVEGDSEKIETTLPLLVTAQQGLNEPRYPSLPGIMKAKKKPLEELELDDLDLEEDDVEAKTETIEVFLPAAKAAGRILEGELADQVSELADLLRNEAKVI; this is encoded by the coding sequence ATGAATATTTACGTACTGGTGAAGAGGACATTTGACACGGAAGAAAGAATTGCGATTAAGAACGGTGAAATTGCAGAAGACGGTGCAGAATTTATTATTAATCCTTACGATGAATATGCCATTGAAGAAGCGATCGAGGTGCGTGATGCTAACGGCGGCGAAGTGACAGTAGTCACAATTGGCGGCGAGGATTCAGAAAAGCAGCTTCGGACAGCGCTGGCAATGGGTGCAGACAAAGCGGTACTCATTAACACGGAAGACGATTTGGATGAATCAGATGAATTTACAGCTGCCAAGATTATCGCTGAATACTTGAAAGATAAAGATGCAGATCTGATTTTAGCAGGTAACGTGGCAATTGACGGCGGTTCAGGACAGATCGGGCCCCGTGTTGCAGAGTTATTGAATATAAACTATGTGACAACTATTACAGATTTGGAAATCGATGGTTCAGCCGTTAAAATTGTGCGTGATGTTGAAGGGGATTCAGAGAAAATTGAAACAACACTTCCGCTTCTGGTAACCGCGCAACAGGGGCTGAATGAACCGCGATACCCATCGCTTCCGGGAATTATGAAAGCGAAAAAGAAACCGCTTGAAGAGCTGGAATTAGATGACTTGGATTTGGAAGAAGATGATGTAGAAGCTAAGACAGAAACGATTGAAGTTTTTCTGCCTGCAGCCAAAGCGGCTGGACGTATACTTGAAGGCGAGCTTGCCGATCAAGTAAGTGAGCTTGCAGATCTATTACGCAATGAAGCAAAAGTAATTTAA
- a CDS encoding IclR family transcriptional regulator, translated as MKNLEKPARKYSVPAVNTAFRIITLLSRKKYQKSTLTQIANALDLNPTTCFRILQELQEQSIVKYDEQSKRYILGPYLVVLGERAKEFQYDLSIIDPYLEKITRETGLTSLLVSKVRSDRTAIVSKVEDENFGVKISVGRHFDLLDGAYGKCIMAYANEADAEYYFNSNERIINTSPEDFQALKNELIEVKKNGFAISYDETIRGIFGVAAPIMNFNNQVDLSIAVVGMCAQYKVDELQPIVDVITEYSKKITLEINKRYKEM; from the coding sequence ATGAAAAACTTGGAAAAACCGGCTAGAAAGTATTCTGTACCTGCTGTAAACACGGCTTTTAGAATCATCACATTATTAAGCAGGAAAAAGTATCAAAAGAGTACACTTACCCAAATTGCTAATGCATTGGATTTAAATCCGACGACGTGTTTCAGGATATTGCAGGAGCTCCAAGAACAGTCCATCGTAAAATATGATGAACAATCTAAGCGCTATATACTGGGTCCTTACCTGGTGGTATTGGGTGAGCGGGCAAAAGAGTTCCAATATGACTTGTCCATCATTGACCCTTATCTTGAAAAAATCACTAGAGAAACCGGACTGACTTCTCTATTGGTTTCCAAGGTCCGGAGTGACAGAACGGCAATAGTGTCTAAAGTTGAGGATGAGAATTTCGGCGTGAAGATATCTGTAGGACGTCATTTCGATTTACTGGACGGGGCATACGGAAAATGTATTATGGCTTATGCCAATGAGGCAGATGCCGAGTACTACTTCAATTCCAACGAACGGATAATCAACACTTCGCCAGAAGACTTTCAGGCATTAAAAAATGAACTGATTGAAGTGAAGAAAAATGGGTTCGCGATATCATATGATGAAACAATAAGAGGGATCTTCGGGGTCGCGGCTCCGATAATGAATTTCAACAATCAGGTGGATCTTTCTATCGCGGTAGTCGGAATGTGTGCCCAATATAAAGTAGATGAACTCCAGCCAATAGTAGATGTAATAACGGAGTACTCTAAAAAAATCACGCTTGAAATAAACAAAAGATATAAAGAAATGTAA